Proteins from a single region of Mumia flava:
- a CDS encoding SDR family NAD(P)-dependent oxidoreductase, translating into MSTRPMQDQVAVVTGGGKGLGRAFALHLASLGATVVVNNRNREVDEHGRGPADHVAAEIEAAGGTAVADHGAVEDPATATRLVETALERFGRLDACITSAGISSPQMFHSTTPENLAAVLDVNVTGTALVASAALRAMREARRGRILLVASTAGLHGEPTVSAYAASKGAVIALGRTAAVEGERRGVHTNVLLPYATTQMTEAGMDPRYAKTMTSESVAPIASALLDPRSTLNGQVLVAGAGGLRVADSVERGTVLLPDGPLTPAALEELVAQSRAGESHTYREAQEAFQGFAADLV; encoded by the coding sequence ATGAGCACCCGACCGATGCAGGACCAGGTCGCCGTCGTCACCGGCGGAGGGAAGGGCCTCGGCCGCGCCTTCGCGCTCCACCTGGCGAGCCTGGGCGCCACCGTCGTCGTCAACAACCGCAACCGCGAGGTCGACGAGCACGGCCGCGGCCCGGCGGACCACGTCGCCGCCGAGATCGAGGCCGCCGGCGGCACGGCCGTGGCCGACCACGGCGCCGTCGAGGATCCCGCGACCGCCACCCGGCTCGTCGAGACCGCGCTCGAACGCTTCGGCCGGCTCGACGCCTGCATCACGAGCGCCGGGATCAGCAGCCCGCAGATGTTCCACAGCACCACACCCGAGAACCTCGCGGCGGTGCTCGACGTCAACGTCACCGGCACCGCGCTCGTCGCCTCGGCAGCGCTCCGGGCGATGCGGGAGGCACGGCGCGGCCGGATCCTGCTCGTCGCGTCTACAGCGGGCCTGCACGGAGAGCCGACGGTCTCCGCGTACGCGGCGTCCAAGGGTGCGGTGATCGCGCTCGGCCGCACCGCCGCGGTCGAGGGCGAGCGACGCGGCGTCCACACGAACGTGCTGCTGCCGTACGCCACCACGCAGATGACCGAGGCCGGGATGGACCCGCGCTACGCGAAGACGATGACGTCGGAGTCGGTGGCGCCGATCGCGTCGGCCCTCCTCGATCCGCGCTCGACGCTGAACGGCCAGGTCCTCGTCGCCGGGGCCGGTGGTCTGCGGGTCGCCGACTCCGTGGAGCGCGGCACCGTCCTGCTCCCCGACGGTCCGCTGACACCGGCGGCGCTCGAGGAGCTGGTCGCGCAGTCCCGTGCCGGCGAGTCCCACACGTACCGCGAGGCGCAGGAAGCCTTCCAGGGCTTCGCCGCCGACCTCGTCTGA
- a CDS encoding DUF1295 domain-containing protein — MSDFPWADLALNLLLSAVAVVVLMGLVMATAIRIKNQSIIDIVWGPGFVVVAVVSYLASASSDGDDARRLVVLALTAVWGLRLGIYIGNRNRGHGEDKRYTALMRHQTGSLVGFLIRKIYGLQGVLLWFISLPVQVAMYEDASIGLLGALGIALWLVGFSFEAIGDWQLARFKADPANAGRIMDRGLWAWTRHPNYFGDACVWFGLWMLALGHPIGIVAVVSPIVMTKLLVSYSGKALLEKGMRRSKGAAYDEYVARTSGFFPRPPRRRDALASES, encoded by the coding sequence ATGTCCGACTTTCCCTGGGCCGACCTCGCCCTGAACCTGCTCCTCAGCGCCGTCGCCGTCGTCGTGCTGATGGGCCTCGTCATGGCCACGGCCATCCGGATCAAGAACCAGTCGATCATCGACATCGTCTGGGGTCCGGGCTTCGTCGTCGTCGCCGTGGTCTCCTACCTGGCCTCGGCCTCCTCGGACGGCGACGACGCCCGCCGACTCGTCGTGCTCGCCCTGACGGCGGTCTGGGGCCTGCGCCTCGGGATCTACATCGGCAACCGCAACCGCGGCCACGGCGAGGACAAGCGCTACACGGCGCTGATGCGGCACCAGACCGGCTCGCTCGTCGGCTTCCTGATCCGCAAGATCTACGGCCTGCAGGGCGTGCTGCTCTGGTTCATCTCCCTGCCGGTCCAGGTCGCGATGTACGAGGACGCGTCGATCGGCCTGCTCGGCGCGCTCGGCATCGCGCTGTGGCTCGTCGGCTTCTCCTTCGAGGCGATCGGCGACTGGCAGCTCGCGCGGTTCAAGGCCGACCCGGCGAACGCCGGCCGGATCATGGACCGCGGCCTGTGGGCCTGGACGCGCCACCCGAACTACTTCGGCGACGCGTGCGTGTGGTTCGGCCTGTGGATGCTCGCTCTCGGCCACCCGATCGGCATCGTCGCGGTGGTCTCGCCGATCGTCATGACGAAGCTGCTCGTGAGCTACAGCGGCAAGGCGCTGCTGGAGAAGGGCATGCGGCGCAGCAAGGGCGCGGCGTACGACGAGTACGTCGCGCGGACCAGCGGGTTCTTCCCGCGACCACCGCGGCGACGCGACGCGCTGGCCTCGGAGTCGTGA
- a CDS encoding acyl-CoA thioesterase — MAGTLTGPLLTEGPLNRLFTLEQTGTRRWVGASDVVPLPQLFGGQLVGQSIVAAGHCAGPETVVHSTHTSFLRPGTTGSPVHLDVEVLREGGRSCVHEVRAHQDGRLVCRTAVASSAPADGIDHARTTPAVAPPEDSVDLRVLAQPDGGLGEFWEGFTAIEVRVAPVEEDVVPPHSATAARNIWMRAPHAIGDDPVRQRAALAYASDLMLMATAVAPHGAVTGHERTMAEQWWAVSLDHALWFQGDVRADEWMLFEHTTPMADAGRALVNAAVFGATGAPICQVSQAALVRRRPPAA; from the coding sequence ATGGCGGGAACGCTCACCGGCCCGCTGCTCACGGAGGGGCCCCTGAACCGGCTGTTCACGCTCGAGCAGACCGGCACGCGCCGGTGGGTCGGCGCCAGCGACGTCGTCCCGCTGCCCCAGCTCTTCGGCGGGCAGCTCGTCGGGCAGTCGATCGTCGCGGCCGGGCACTGCGCCGGGCCGGAGACGGTCGTCCACTCGACCCACACGTCCTTCCTGCGTCCGGGGACGACAGGCTCGCCGGTCCACCTCGACGTCGAGGTGCTGCGCGAGGGCGGCCGCTCGTGCGTGCACGAGGTGCGCGCGCACCAGGACGGCCGGCTGGTCTGCCGGACCGCGGTCGCGTCCAGCGCGCCTGCCGACGGGATCGACCACGCCCGTACGACACCGGCCGTCGCGCCACCGGAGGACAGCGTCGACCTGCGGGTGCTGGCGCAGCCCGACGGTGGCCTCGGCGAGTTCTGGGAGGGCTTCACCGCGATCGAGGTCCGGGTGGCGCCGGTCGAGGAGGACGTCGTTCCGCCGCACTCGGCGACCGCCGCCCGCAACATCTGGATGCGCGCACCCCACGCGATCGGCGACGACCCCGTACGCCAGCGGGCCGCGCTCGCCTACGCCAGCGACCTCATGCTGATGGCGACTGCTGTCGCCCCGCACGGCGCGGTCACCGGGCACGAGCGCACGATGGCCGAGCAGTGGTGGGCGGTGTCGCTCGATCACGCCCTGTGGTTCCAGGGTGACGTGCGGGCGGACGAGTGGATGCTGTTCGAGCACACCACCCCGATGGCCGACGCCGGACGCGCGCTGGTCAACGCGGCGGTGTTCGGCGCGACGGGCGCGCCGATCTGCCAGGTCAGCCAGGCCGCGCTCGTTCGGCGGCGCCCGCCCGCCGCCTGA
- a CDS encoding DUF389 domain-containing protein, which yields MTSDPDAPEPSRLDRARAGLVASTNPATAWGSILVLAGLLVLGLPAVSVTTIEIVLGVVLCGVGLVDGVYAATGRWGRLNRSRWRAGLRAPFVLVTGFVVIVAPAEATVLIFAAVGLYMFVRGSVALAGAVVRRRRDRLPASLVMVAAGLLFFFASTVVSQGIVLAVAIGATILGGILLAYGLRAGLHPGQIDLTDAGVVEMLDGWVRGADVGDARRDELAETLYFEAPQRADKLTAWWVMLLLSAAIATFAVLQDSTAVVIGAMLVAPLMVPILGLAGALVNGWSSRAAASARLVAAGSAGAIGISFLLSRWAPPLISLDANSQISSRVSPTLTDLLIAVAAGAAGAFATVNARVAASIAGVAIAVALVPPLSVVGICLGAGLVDEAFGAFVLFMTNFVSIVLSAAVVFVLGGFANPAVLRRQGRQVLLTIAPYGALAMVVLVPLIFTSAGIVADASLNREVAGVVDDWVGDRNLRVVSVDVTAGEVTVEVTGSGSLPAVADLQDAVTDTAGRETAVRVEYTPSRTVEVDADGSLRIE from the coding sequence ATGACCTCCGACCCCGACGCGCCGGAGCCGTCCCGGTTGGACCGGGCCCGCGCGGGTCTGGTGGCGAGCACCAACCCCGCGACCGCGTGGGGGTCGATCCTCGTCCTCGCCGGCCTGCTGGTCCTGGGGCTTCCAGCCGTGAGCGTGACGACCATCGAGATCGTGCTCGGGGTCGTCCTCTGCGGCGTCGGCCTGGTGGACGGCGTGTACGCGGCCACGGGCCGGTGGGGCCGCCTGAACCGGTCCCGGTGGCGCGCCGGGCTCCGGGCCCCGTTCGTGCTCGTGACCGGCTTCGTCGTGATCGTGGCACCGGCCGAGGCGACCGTCCTGATCTTCGCGGCGGTCGGGCTGTACATGTTCGTCCGTGGATCCGTCGCGCTCGCCGGCGCGGTGGTCCGCCGCAGGCGCGACCGTCTCCCGGCATCGCTCGTGATGGTCGCCGCGGGACTCCTGTTCTTCTTCGCCTCCACCGTCGTCTCGCAGGGCATCGTGCTGGCCGTCGCGATCGGAGCGACCATCCTCGGTGGGATCCTCCTCGCCTACGGGCTGCGTGCGGGCCTGCACCCGGGACAGATCGACCTCACCGACGCCGGGGTCGTGGAGATGCTCGACGGCTGGGTGCGGGGCGCCGACGTCGGCGACGCCCGCCGCGACGAGCTGGCCGAGACCCTGTACTTCGAGGCCCCGCAGCGTGCGGACAAGCTGACGGCGTGGTGGGTGATGCTGCTGCTCAGTGCGGCGATCGCGACCTTCGCCGTCCTCCAGGACTCCACCGCGGTCGTGATCGGCGCGATGCTGGTCGCGCCGCTGATGGTGCCGATCCTCGGTCTCGCGGGCGCCCTGGTCAACGGGTGGTCGTCGCGGGCCGCGGCCTCGGCCCGGCTGGTCGCGGCGGGCTCCGCCGGCGCGATCGGGATCAGCTTCCTGCTGTCCCGCTGGGCTCCGCCGCTGATCAGTCTCGACGCGAACAGCCAGATCTCGTCGCGCGTCAGCCCGACCCTGACCGATCTGCTGATCGCCGTGGCTGCCGGCGCGGCGGGGGCGTTCGCCACCGTGAACGCGCGGGTCGCGGCGTCGATCGCCGGTGTCGCGATCGCCGTCGCCCTCGTCCCGCCGCTCAGCGTGGTCGGGATCTGCCTCGGCGCCGGACTCGTCGACGAGGCGTTCGGTGCCTTCGTGCTGTTCATGACGAACTTCGTCTCGATCGTCCTCTCGGCCGCCGTCGTGTTCGTGCTCGGCGGCTTCGCGAACCCGGCGGTGCTCCGCCGCCAGGGGCGGCAGGTCCTGCTCACGATCGCCCCGTACGGCGCGCTCGCGATGGTCGTCCTCGTGCCCCTGATCTTCACGTCCGCCGGCATCGTCGCCGACGCGTCCCTGAACCGCGAGGTCGCCGGCGTGGTCGACGACTGGGTCGGAGACCGCAACCTGCGCGTGGTCTCGGTCGACGTGACCGCCGGGGAGGTCACCGTCGAGGTCACCGGCTCCGGCTCCCTGCCGGCCGTCGCGGACCTTCAGGACGCGGTCACCGACACCGCCGGCCGTGAGACGGCAGTCCGGGTGGAGTACACGCCGAGCCGGACGGTGGAGGTCGACGCCGACGGCAGCCTGCGGATCGAGTGA
- a CDS encoding MerR family transcriptional regulator — protein MPTQGTTSVRDAAARLGLPAATLRTWERRYGLGPSARSAGGHRRYSEDDLAVLGLMARLVRDGMQPRDAAEAARGSRGSAGPLIISSGKDQANAELVAVLLAAAQRHDAATLRRHVTRVAAQRGALRAWDEILVPLLRAIGERWRDPDFGIAGEHLASEVITSVLRTCTALAARDLGAVQAARSHEVLLASAEEEQHALPLAALEAALAQQRIGCRMLGARTPARSLVSEVARTQPCVVFVWASMPYRDPDVLRDLVDAASGELTVLLGGPGWARTPRPDSGPRARVAEVTDLPGAVESVASTIGVELRAGGFSEEP, from the coding sequence ATGCCGACCCAGGGGACCACCAGCGTTCGCGACGCAGCGGCGCGTCTGGGGTTGCCGGCGGCGACCCTGCGGACCTGGGAGCGCCGCTACGGTCTCGGACCCTCGGCCCGCAGCGCCGGCGGGCACCGGCGCTACTCCGAGGACGACCTCGCCGTGCTCGGCCTGATGGCTCGCCTCGTGCGCGACGGCATGCAGCCGCGCGACGCAGCGGAGGCGGCGCGCGGCAGCCGTGGGTCGGCCGGGCCGCTGATCATCAGCTCCGGCAAGGACCAGGCGAACGCCGAGCTCGTGGCGGTCCTCCTGGCAGCGGCCCAGCGGCACGACGCCGCGACCCTGCGCCGCCACGTCACCCGGGTGGCCGCCCAGCGCGGGGCCCTGCGCGCATGGGACGAGATCCTGGTGCCGCTGCTGCGCGCGATCGGAGAGCGCTGGCGCGACCCGGACTTCGGGATCGCCGGGGAGCACCTGGCCTCGGAGGTCATCACGTCCGTGCTGCGGACCTGTACGGCCCTGGCGGCCCGCGACCTCGGTGCGGTCCAGGCGGCGCGGTCGCACGAGGTGCTGCTGGCGAGCGCCGAGGAGGAGCAGCACGCGCTGCCCCTCGCCGCGCTCGAGGCGGCCCTGGCCCAGCAACGGATCGGCTGCCGCATGCTGGGCGCTCGGACCCCGGCACGCTCGCTGGTCTCCGAGGTCGCCCGGACCCAGCCGTGCGTGGTCTTCGTCTGGGCGTCGATGCCGTACCGCGACCCGGACGTGCTGCGCGATCTCGTCGACGCGGCGTCCGGGGAGCTGACCGTCCTGCTCGGCGGTCCGGGCTGGGCCCGTACGCCCCGGCCCGACTCGGGCCCGCGGGCCCGGGTGGCGGAGGTGACGGACCTGCCCGGCGCGGTGGAGTCCGTGGCCTCGACGATCGGGGTCGAGCTGCGCGCGGGTGGGTTCAGCGAGGAGCCCTGA
- a CDS encoding WhiB family transcriptional regulator, translating to MSTISRLPAPILDSYEWQFDAACSGVDTEEFFSPEDERGAARAEREARAKTFCAGCPVVQQCLEHAIKVREPYGVWGGLNPRERQLYARGQRDVVRIGETEADPAQHTPAA from the coding sequence ATGTCCACCATCTCTCGTCTCCCCGCTCCGATCCTGGACTCCTACGAGTGGCAGTTCGACGCCGCCTGCAGCGGCGTCGACACCGAGGAGTTCTTCAGCCCCGAGGACGAGCGCGGCGCCGCCCGCGCCGAGCGCGAGGCTCGCGCCAAGACGTTCTGCGCCGGCTGCCCCGTCGTCCAGCAGTGCCTCGAGCACGCGATCAAGGTCCGCGAGCCGTACGGCGTGTGGGGCGGACTGAACCCGCGCGAGCGCCAGCTCTACGCCCGGGGCCAGCGCGACGTCGTCCGCATCGGCGAGACCGAGGCGGATCCCGCGCAGCACACCCCCGCGGCCTGA
- a CDS encoding transketolase-like TK C-terminal-containing protein, with the protein MTNPAAETKDDHLATLREVEQRVLWLSTAIIDHANRVRPNESGLKVGGHQASSASMTTIMTALWFEHLRAEDRVSVKPHASPVLHAINYLLGELDEEYLTTLRAFGGLQSYPSRAKDPDPVDYSTGSVGIGATAPIWGALARRYVASREPVVGSGRQYSLLGDAELDEGAIWEAILDPMVTDLGEICWIVDLNRQSLDRVVPNIGATRLQGMFEAAGWQVLTIKYGAILEDLFTRPGGDALRTRIDTMLNPEYQRLLRCTPEQLRERLPGDGAGAEEIRRLIATLDDDTLYAAVRNLGGHDLSAVSDAFDAIADDRPTVIFAYTIKGRGLSSEGHPQNHSSLLNEAQMRDLAQVSGTSLDAPWQRFDSTSKAGLLCEQAAARLHRTPVPSVPAPTLPTDFGRTPSGRATTQAALGRTLLDLTRSAPEAASRVVTLSPDVSSSTNLGGWVNKVGVWSSSERRDWFDDDPETILHWREQPTGQHVELGIAEVNLVGLLGELGATWSRWGQPLIPIGVLYDPFVERALEPWSFGIYAGGQSILVGTPSGVTLGPEGGAHQSITSPSVGLEQPGCTTYEPAFAIDVEWTLLAAMAQIGRPDGTSAYLRLSTRPVDQKLAAVPTDPAARERRRRQAVAGAYPIRRTEDTPALTIAAMGAMMPEALAAAERLEAGGTAVDVVCVTSPGLLFDAVQARAGSGDAPTWVLDAAFPAHRAAPLLTVLDGHPHTLAFLAGINGVRAKHLGVTRFGQSGDLDDVYRHHGIDADSVVAAGLDLL; encoded by the coding sequence ATGACGAATCCCGCTGCCGAGACGAAGGACGATCACCTGGCGACCCTCCGCGAGGTCGAGCAGCGGGTCCTGTGGCTCTCGACGGCGATCATCGACCACGCGAACCGGGTCCGACCGAACGAGAGCGGCCTCAAGGTCGGCGGCCACCAGGCGTCGTCGGCGTCGATGACGACGATCATGACCGCGCTGTGGTTCGAGCACCTGCGTGCCGAGGACCGGGTCTCGGTCAAGCCGCACGCGTCACCGGTCCTGCACGCGATCAACTACCTGCTCGGCGAGCTCGACGAGGAGTACCTCACGACCCTGCGCGCCTTCGGCGGGCTGCAGAGCTACCCGAGCCGCGCCAAGGACCCCGATCCGGTCGACTACTCCACCGGCTCGGTCGGCATCGGCGCGACGGCACCGATCTGGGGCGCGCTCGCCCGGCGCTACGTCGCCTCCCGCGAGCCCGTGGTCGGCTCGGGCCGGCAGTACTCGCTGCTCGGCGACGCCGAGCTCGACGAGGGCGCGATCTGGGAGGCGATCCTCGACCCGATGGTCACCGACCTCGGGGAGATCTGCTGGATCGTCGACCTCAACCGCCAGTCGCTCGACCGCGTCGTGCCCAACATCGGGGCGACCCGGCTGCAGGGCATGTTCGAGGCGGCGGGCTGGCAGGTCCTCACGATCAAGTACGGCGCCATCCTCGAGGACCTCTTCACCCGCCCGGGCGGCGACGCGTTGCGGACGCGGATCGACACGATGCTCAACCCGGAGTACCAGCGCCTGCTCCGCTGCACGCCCGAGCAGCTGCGCGAGCGTCTGCCCGGCGACGGCGCAGGCGCGGAGGAGATCCGCCGCCTGATCGCGACGCTGGACGACGACACGCTGTACGCGGCGGTGCGCAACCTGGGCGGCCACGACCTCTCGGCCGTATCCGACGCGTTCGACGCGATCGCCGACGACCGGCCGACCGTGATCTTCGCGTACACGATCAAGGGCCGCGGCCTGTCGTCGGAGGGCCACCCGCAGAACCACTCCTCGCTCCTCAACGAGGCCCAGATGCGCGACCTGGCACAGGTCAGCGGCACCTCGCTGGACGCGCCGTGGCAGCGCTTCGACAGCACGTCGAAGGCCGGCCTGCTGTGCGAGCAGGCAGCCGCACGGCTCCACCGGACCCCCGTGCCCTCCGTCCCGGCGCCGACCCTGCCGACCGACTTCGGTCGTACGCCGTCGGGGCGCGCGACGACGCAGGCCGCGCTCGGTCGTACGCTGCTCGACCTCACGCGCAGCGCTCCGGAGGCCGCGAGCCGGGTCGTGACGCTCTCACCGGACGTGTCCTCGTCGACGAACCTCGGCGGCTGGGTCAACAAGGTCGGCGTCTGGTCGTCGAGCGAGCGGCGCGACTGGTTCGACGACGACCCGGAGACGATCCTGCACTGGCGCGAGCAGCCAACCGGCCAGCACGTCGAGCTCGGCATCGCCGAGGTCAACCTCGTCGGCCTGCTCGGCGAGCTCGGGGCGACCTGGAGCCGGTGGGGTCAGCCACTGATCCCGATCGGGGTGCTCTACGACCCGTTCGTCGAGCGGGCGCTGGAGCCGTGGTCGTTCGGGATCTACGCCGGCGGCCAGTCGATCCTGGTCGGCACCCCGTCCGGCGTCACCCTCGGCCCCGAGGGAGGGGCGCACCAGTCGATCACGAGCCCGTCGGTCGGCCTCGAGCAGCCCGGCTGCACGACGTACGAGCCGGCGTTCGCGATCGACGTCGAGTGGACGCTGCTCGCCGCGATGGCGCAGATCGGGCGGCCCGACGGCACCTCGGCGTACCTGCGGCTGTCGACCCGTCCCGTCGACCAGAAGCTCGCGGCCGTTCCCACCGACCCGGCCGCCCGGGAGCGCCGACGCAGACAGGCGGTGGCGGGCGCGTACCCGATCCGCCGCACCGAGGACACGCCCGCCCTCACGATCGCGGCGATGGGAGCGATGATGCCGGAGGCGCTCGCCGCCGCCGAGCGGCTCGAGGCCGGGGGCACCGCCGTCGACGTCGTGTGCGTGACCAGCCCGGGCCTGCTCTTCGACGCGGTGCAGGCCCGTGCGGGCAGCGGTGACGCACCGACCTGGGTCCTCGATGCCGCGTTTCCCGCGCATCGAGCCGCGCCACTGCTGACGGTGCTCGACGGTCACCCCCACACGCTCGCGTTCCTGGCCGGCATCAACGGCGTGCGGGCGAAGCACCTGGGCGTCACGCGGTTCGGCCAGTCCGGTGACCTGGACGACGTCTACCGCCACCACGGGATCGACGCGGACAGCGTGGTCGCGGCGGGGCTCGACCTGCTGTGA
- a CDS encoding TetR/AcrR family transcriptional regulator, with product MTRRRGEELERALLDAAWAELAERGYAAFTVDGVAERAGTSKPVLYRRWADKQELTRAAVRHAIDQLPRHEPDTGSLRGDVLASLRYANETRVELVGLISAQLGAFFHETETRLVDLRSETRREDSPWGIGQPMFVRALERGEVDPERLTPRIAALPLDLFRNEVLSTLRPVPEPVLEEIVDTIFLPLVTPR from the coding sequence GTGACGAGACGCCGGGGCGAGGAGCTGGAGAGGGCGCTGCTGGATGCTGCATGGGCCGAGCTCGCCGAGCGGGGCTACGCCGCCTTCACCGTCGACGGCGTCGCCGAGCGCGCCGGCACCAGCAAACCGGTGCTCTACCGGAGGTGGGCCGACAAGCAGGAGCTGACGCGCGCGGCCGTCCGCCATGCGATCGACCAGCTGCCGCGGCACGAGCCCGACACCGGGAGTCTGCGCGGCGACGTGCTCGCCAGCCTCCGCTACGCGAACGAGACCCGGGTGGAGTTGGTCGGGCTGATCAGCGCCCAGCTCGGGGCCTTCTTCCACGAGACGGAGACTCGCCTCGTGGACCTGCGATCGGAGACGCGACGCGAGGACAGTCCGTGGGGGATCGGGCAGCCGATGTTCGTCCGCGCGCTCGAGCGGGGCGAGGTCGACCCGGAACGCCTGACCCCGCGGATCGCCGCGCTGCCTCTCGATCTGTTCCGCAACGAGGTGCTGAGCACGCTGCGGCCGGTGCCTGAGCCCGTGCTCGAGGAGATCGTCGACACGATCTTCCTGCCGCTGGTGACCCCGAGGTGA
- a CDS encoding MDR family MFS transporter → MTTPLAPDDAGPAPTAVADVAAPERGGIPADVWRLAMTLLVGGFAVVLNTTLISIALHDLSTQFEVSFATIQWISTGYLLALFATIPITGWAQRRFGGKQLWIAALLVFMLGSILCAIAWDATSLIAFRVVQGIGGGVLIPLMTTLIMQAARGHNLGRVMAVVGLPAALGPILGPVLGGLILEVASWPWLFLINIPFCVIGALLAITFVPRDTPDPTARLDVVGLTLLTPGVTGLIYALTVVPENGFGSAEVLVPLLAGIALVTAFAVRGLRRAKDNLVDLRLLRHRPLASASALGFLVGTALYGAMLLLPLYWQQVQGLDALDTALLLIPQGVGALLSRTPAGRLTDERGPRFVALTGFAIIAAATIPFAYVGSDTSNWLLGAVLLVRGLGLGLVTVPLTSAAFVGLDHHEVPSASIITRVTQQLGGSFGTAIFAVVLQQVIVSGHDLVAAFDIAFWAAAAAALVAIPLSCLLPGKQIVRATA, encoded by the coding sequence ATGACCACACCCCTCGCACCCGACGACGCAGGGCCGGCGCCGACCGCCGTCGCCGACGTCGCCGCACCCGAGCGTGGCGGCATCCCCGCCGACGTCTGGCGCCTCGCGATGACGCTGCTGGTCGGCGGGTTCGCCGTGGTGCTCAACACCACGCTCATCAGCATCGCCCTGCACGACCTGAGCACTCAGTTCGAGGTGTCGTTCGCCACGATCCAGTGGATCAGCACCGGCTACCTCCTGGCGCTGTTCGCCACGATCCCGATCACCGGATGGGCGCAGCGACGCTTCGGCGGCAAGCAGCTCTGGATCGCCGCGCTGCTCGTCTTCATGCTCGGTTCGATCCTCTGCGCCATCGCCTGGGACGCCACCAGCCTGATCGCGTTCCGCGTGGTGCAGGGCATCGGCGGCGGTGTGCTGATCCCGCTCATGACGACGCTCATCATGCAGGCCGCCCGCGGCCACAACCTCGGCCGCGTGATGGCCGTCGTCGGGCTGCCGGCCGCGCTCGGACCGATCCTCGGGCCGGTCCTCGGCGGCCTGATCCTCGAGGTCGCCTCCTGGCCGTGGCTCTTCCTGATCAACATCCCCTTCTGCGTGATCGGAGCCCTCCTCGCGATCACGTTCGTCCCCCGCGACACACCTGACCCGACCGCCCGCCTCGACGTCGTCGGCCTGACGCTGCTCACCCCCGGCGTCACGGGCCTCATCTACGCGTTGACCGTCGTCCCCGAGAACGGGTTCGGGAGCGCCGAGGTCCTCGTCCCGCTGCTGGCCGGGATTGCGCTCGTCACGGCGTTCGCCGTACGGGGCCTGCGTCGTGCCAAGGACAACCTCGTGGACCTGCGCCTGCTGCGGCACCGCCCGTTGGCGTCGGCCTCCGCGCTCGGCTTCCTCGTCGGCACAGCTCTCTACGGCGCCATGCTGCTGCTCCCGCTGTACTGGCAGCAGGTCCAAGGGCTCGACGCACTCGACACCGCGCTCCTGTTGATCCCCCAGGGCGTCGGCGCGCTCCTGTCGCGCACCCCGGCCGGCCGCTTGACCGATGAGCGCGGCCCGCGCTTCGTCGCGTTGACCGGGTTCGCGATCATCGCCGCCGCGACCATCCCGTTCGCGTACGTCGGCTCCGACACCAGCAACTGGCTCCTCGGTGCAGTCCTGCTGGTCCGCGGACTCGGCCTCGGGCTGGTCACCGTCCCGCTCACCAGTGCCGCGTTCGTCGGACTCGACCACCACGAGGTCCCCTCCGCGAGCATCATCACCCGGGTCACCCAGCAGCTCGGTGGATCCTTCGGCACCGCGATCTTCGCCGTCGTGCTCCAGCAGGTGATCGTCAGCGGACACGACCTGGTCGCCGCGTTCGACATCGCCTTCTGGGCAGCCGCCGCGGCCGCGCTCGTCGCGATCCCTCTCAGCTGCCTGCTGCCGGGGAAGCAGATCGTGCGAGCAACCGCCTGA
- a CDS encoding chorismate mutase: MLAELEEMRSSIDNIDAALVHMLAERFKCTKRVGRLKATHDLPPADPDREARQIERLRSLAVEADLDPAFAEKFLNFIISEVIRHHEAFRG; this comes from the coding sequence GTGCTCGCCGAGCTCGAGGAGATGCGTTCGAGCATCGACAACATCGACGCCGCGCTCGTCCACATGCTCGCCGAGCGGTTCAAGTGCACCAAGCGCGTGGGCCGGTTGAAAGCGACGCACGACCTCCCACCGGCCGACCCGGACCGAGAGGCTCGACAGATCGAACGGCTGAGGTCGCTCGCCGTCGAGGCCGATCTCGATCCCGCCTTCGCGGAGAAGTTCCTGAACTTCATCATCAGCGAGGTCATCCGGCACCACGAGGCGTTCCGCGGCTGA
- a CDS encoding pyridoxamine 5'-phosphate oxidase family protein, with protein MARLDLDDPALVAFMGEYHLASLATVRPDGTPHLVPVGVTYDAETRTARVITRDGSVKVRTVESAGPDGAPVAVNHVDGGQWVTLFGIARVTRDADEIADAVARYARRYRQPRENATRVAIVIDVERVLGNLRPVE; from the coding sequence ATGGCACGCCTCGACCTCGACGATCCGGCACTGGTCGCCTTCATGGGCGAGTACCACCTCGCGTCCCTCGCGACCGTGCGACCCGACGGGACCCCCCACCTCGTTCCGGTCGGGGTGACGTACGACGCCGAGACCCGGACTGCGCGTGTCATCACACGCGACGGGTCCGTGAAGGTCCGCACCGTCGAGTCCGCCGGGCCGGACGGTGCTCCGGTCGCGGTCAACCACGTCGACGGCGGGCAGTGGGTCACGCTGTTCGGGATCGCGCGGGTCACCCGCGACGCAGATGAGATCGCCGACGCCGTCGCGCGGTACGCCCGGCGCTATCGCCAGCCCCGCGAGAACGCGACGCGCGTGGCGATCGTCATCGACGTCGAGCGGGTCCTGGGGAACCTGCGCCCCGTGGAGTAG